In one Pseudanabaenaceae cyanobacterium SKYG29 genomic region, the following are encoded:
- the ffh gene encoding signal recognition particle protein, protein MFDEITEKFEQAWRKLRGHDRITESNIQPAIREVRRALLEADVNLQVAKEFVAKVSQRALGTDVVMGVTPEQQFIKVVYDELVALMGSENVPLAQADPPPTVVLMAGLQGTGKTTASAKLALHLRKINRSALLVAADVYRPAAIEQLITLGKQIEVPVFSLGTAVDPVEIAQQGVAQAKEQGIDTVIIDTAGRLQIDEAMMAELIRIRDAVQPTEVLLVVDAMTGQEAANLTRTFHEQVGITGAILTKLDGDTRGGAALSIRYVSGQPIKFIGTGEKVEALEPFHPDRMASRILRMGDVLTLVEKMQEQVNLEDAAKMQEKILSAQFDFEDFLKNTRMIKNMGSFGSILKMIPGMKVNEAQLQEAEQNLKRAEAMIASMTPEERRNPDLIARSPSRKQRIAKGSGYQMQDVTKLVADFQKMRTLMQNMGRNQMLGMAPPRPAAPAPNYGKKKKKRKGFGEL, encoded by the coding sequence ATGTTTGATGAAATAACAGAGAAATTTGAACAGGCGTGGCGGAAACTAAGGGGTCACGATCGGATTACGGAGAGCAACATTCAGCCTGCGATTAGGGAAGTGCGGCGGGCACTGTTGGAAGCGGATGTCAACCTACAGGTAGCCAAAGAATTTGTCGCCAAGGTGAGCCAGCGTGCCCTGGGAACAGATGTGGTCATGGGCGTTACGCCGGAACAGCAATTCATCAAAGTTGTCTACGATGAGCTGGTGGCATTGATGGGTTCAGAAAACGTTCCCCTCGCCCAGGCAGACCCCCCACCCACTGTGGTACTGATGGCAGGATTACAGGGGACAGGGAAAACCACAGCCAGTGCTAAGTTGGCGTTGCATTTGCGCAAAATTAACCGATCGGCTCTTCTGGTAGCGGCGGATGTCTATCGTCCAGCAGCGATCGAGCAGTTGATCACCCTGGGGAAACAGATTGAGGTGCCGGTTTTTAGTTTGGGGACGGCAGTTGATCCCGTCGAGATTGCCCAGCAAGGGGTAGCTCAGGCAAAAGAACAGGGCATTGATACAGTCATCATCGACACAGCGGGGCGCTTACAAATTGACGAAGCCATGATGGCAGAATTAATCCGCATACGGGATGCGGTACAGCCGACGGAAGTGCTCCTCGTGGTAGATGCCATGACGGGGCAAGAAGCCGCCAATCTCACCCGCACCTTCCATGAACAGGTAGGTATCACTGGTGCCATTCTCACCAAATTAGACGGTGACACTAGAGGGGGAGCAGCCCTCTCCATTCGCTATGTATCTGGTCAACCCATCAAGTTCATTGGCACGGGGGAAAAAGTAGAAGCCTTAGAACCCTTCCACCCCGATCGGATGGCATCGCGGATATTGCGTATGGGAGATGTCCTGACCCTGGTGGAAAAGATGCAGGAGCAGGTCAACCTAGAAGATGCCGCCAAGATGCAGGAGAAAATCCTCAGTGCCCAATTTGACTTTGAGGACTTCCTGAAGAATACGCGCATGATTAAGAATATGGGGTCATTTGGCAGTATTCTCAAAATGATTCCCGGGATGAAAGTCAACGAAGCCCAACTCCAGGAAGCAGAACAGAATCTGAAACGGGCAGAAGCTATGATTGCCTCTATGACTCCCGAAGAGCGGCGTAATCCCGACCTCATTGCCCGCAGTCCCAGCCGCAAACAGCGTATTGCCAAAGGTTCAGGCTATCAAATGCAGGATGTCACCAAGTTAGTGGCAGATTTTCAGAAAATGCGTACCCTCATGCAGAACATGGGACGGAATCAAATGTTAGGCATGGCACCACCCCGACCTGCTGCCCCCGCTCCCAATTACGGCAAGAAAAAGAAAAAGCGTAAAGGTTTTGGTGAACTGTAA